From the Desulfovibrio sp. JY genome, one window contains:
- a CDS encoding PilZ domain-containing protein: protein MKDALTPVVNTSLDMHFGRLAKLPPEPAAYPTLVGAASRLVRHISNNLLNRSTDGAIDASVQRYIFDRNAALPVWLVNKGLVACQNNRAKLEPAVMHILQNDFNRRRFFDYLSSELLYHCWAWTNEEERKHWIVHFVGDSRENKYCMHLNNYDYVLKFESNIIENSHNDRAVRDWYFRSLGTATLMEFASRPVFDFTSRLVEAKYKKPFILKLFKNIFDKALHGPALGRFGVLVIGDIPKAFGLEEYRNAAMTLQPQAFPPDIGVLELFREMLERFDGHCPDGCCEARFRMGVEPPQSLVNRIAAMYWLRRTLEAAKAIQQRKAVPSRGLLVEERTVLESAYKQKSILYFRLMDARDNSAINPCYIKAIKEDSMVLQSPSGNRLNEAACGQEVHGYFAITDRKQKSTYCDFGTNVLGVRAVDANYALVELAFPAAFALTRRTHKRLPLNPSHLASFELSSPNLGADWSEFSALKHWPAPFCIIPDGASQCHIRDLSAGGLMLEINEEAPAYTYFVEGNKDYPLLAFLHLTGQVNLPDLKLGLRLETKSIRDFSQLHKKYVGFQFTEAGEVRRDKLVRFTTVGKDGIFLINDWIFRNTIGH from the coding sequence ATGAAAGATGCCCTGACCCCTGTGGTCAATACCAGCCTGGACATGCATTTCGGCCGGCTCGCCAAATTGCCGCCGGAACCCGCCGCATATCCGACGCTTGTCGGCGCCGCCTCGCGCCTTGTACGCCATATTTCCAATAATCTCCTGAACAGATCCACGGATGGCGCCATCGACGCCAGCGTGCAGCGCTACATATTCGATCGAAACGCGGCCTTGCCCGTGTGGTTGGTCAACAAGGGGCTGGTTGCCTGCCAGAACAATCGGGCGAAGCTGGAACCAGCCGTGATGCATATTTTGCAAAACGACTTCAATAGAAGGCGTTTTTTTGATTATTTGAGCAGCGAACTTCTGTATCATTGCTGGGCCTGGACAAATGAAGAGGAAAGGAAGCATTGGATTGTCCATTTCGTGGGTGATTCCCGGGAAAACAAGTATTGCATGCATCTCAATAATTATGACTATGTGCTGAAATTCGAAAGCAATATTATTGAGAATTCGCACAACGACCGCGCGGTCCGCGACTGGTACTTTCGTTCCCTAGGAACGGCCACCTTGATGGAATTCGCCAGTCGTCCGGTTTTCGACTTCACCTCCCGGCTGGTGGAAGCGAAATACAAGAAGCCGTTCATCTTGAAGTTGTTTAAAAATATCTTTGACAAGGCTCTCCATGGACCGGCGCTTGGGCGGTTTGGCGTCCTGGTCATCGGCGATATCCCCAAGGCCTTCGGCCTGGAGGAGTACCGCAATGCGGCCATGACGCTGCAACCCCAGGCATTTCCCCCCGATATCGGTGTGCTGGAGCTTTTCCGGGAAATGCTCGAGCGCTTCGACGGCCACTGCCCCGACGGCTGTTGCGAGGCCAGGTTCCGCATGGGCGTGGAGCCTCCCCAGAGTCTGGTCAACCGGATCGCGGCCATGTACTGGCTGCGCAGGACCCTGGAGGCGGCCAAGGCCATCCAGCAGCGAAAGGCCGTGCCCTCCCGCGGGCTTTTGGTCGAGGAGCGCACGGTCCTGGAAAGCGCCTACAAGCAGAAAAGCATCCTCTATTTCCGCCTCATGGACGCTCGCGACAATTCGGCCATAAATCCCTGTTACATCAAGGCGATCAAGGAGGACTCCATGGTTCTCCAGTCGCCAAGCGGCAACAGGCTCAACGAGGCCGCCTGCGGTCAGGAGGTCCACGGCTATTTCGCCATCACCGACCGCAAGCAGAAAAGCACGTACTGCGATTTCGGAACCAACGTCCTTGGGGTGCGGGCGGTGGACGCCAACTACGCCCTGGTGGAGCTGGCCTTTCCGGCCGCGTTCGCGCTGACCCGTCGCACCCACAAGCGGCTGCCGCTCAACCCCAGCCATTTGGCCTCCTTCGAGCTGTCCTCCCCCAACCTCGGCGCGGACTGGAGCGAATTTTCCGCCCTGAAGCACTGGCCCGCCCCGTTTTGCATCATTCCCGACGGCGCATCCCAGTGCCATATCCGGGACCTTTCCGCCGGCGGGCTGATGCTCGAAATCAACGAAGAGGCCCCGGCGTATACCTATTTCGTCGAGGGCAACAAGGACTACCCGCTTTTGGCCTTCCTGCACCTGACCGGGCAGGTCAACCTGCCGGACCTCAAGCTCGGGCTGCGTCTGGAAACCAAGAGCATCCGGGATTTTTCGCAGCTGCACAAAAAATACGTGGGTTTCCAGTTCACCGAGGCCGGCGAGGTGCGCCGAGACAAGCTGGTACGGTTTACAACCGTGGGCAAGGACGGCATCTTCCTCATCAACGACTGGATTTTCCGCAATACCATCGGACACTGA
- a CDS encoding MoxR family ATPase — MTMIDPARLAGVGEAALALRAQMAKVLVGRAGFVDRLVIALLCRGHVLIEGVPGLAKTLAVKTLAAAVHGEFRRVQFTPDLLPADICGMEVYQPATGVFSVRKGPVFANILLADEINRAPSKVQSALLEAMAERRVTIGGETFSLPEPFFVLATQNPIEQEGTYPLPEAQVDRFLFQLVLGYPSAEEEKEIVRRGGGDEPVAVESVLTGEQVLELGALVAAVRLDARLLDYIVALVGATRDPGAAELPGLAGLIGKIAYGASPRASIALARTARAMALIDGRDYATPGDIKALAPDVLRHRILLTYEAQAEGLTPDAVVQTLLEHVPVP, encoded by the coding sequence ATGACCATGATCGATCCGGCGCGTCTGGCCGGCGTCGGCGAGGCCGCTTTGGCCTTGCGCGCCCAGATGGCCAAGGTGCTTGTCGGCCGGGCCGGGTTTGTGGACAGGCTCGTTATCGCGCTCTTATGCCGGGGGCATGTGCTGATCGAGGGCGTGCCGGGACTGGCCAAGACCCTGGCGGTCAAGACCCTGGCTGCGGCCGTGCACGGCGAGTTTCGCCGGGTGCAGTTCACGCCGGATCTGCTGCCCGCCGACATCTGCGGCATGGAGGTGTACCAGCCGGCCACGGGCGTGTTTTCCGTGCGCAAGGGGCCGGTCTTCGCCAACATCCTGCTGGCCGACGAGATCAACCGGGCGCCGTCCAAGGTGCAGTCGGCCCTGCTCGAGGCCATGGCCGAGCGGCGGGTGACCATCGGCGGGGAGACGTTTTCCCTGCCCGAGCCGTTTTTCGTCCTGGCCACCCAGAATCCCATCGAGCAGGAGGGGACTTATCCCTTGCCCGAGGCCCAGGTGGACCGGTTTCTTTTCCAGCTCGTGCTCGGCTACCCCTCGGCCGAGGAGGAAAAGGAGATCGTGCGCCGGGGGGGCGGCGACGAGCCGGTCGCGGTCGAGTCGGTGCTGACCGGCGAGCAGGTGCTGGAGCTCGGGGCGCTTGTGGCGGCGGTGCGGCTCGATGCGCGGCTTCTGGATTATATCGTGGCCCTGGTCGGCGCCACGCGCGATCCCGGTGCGGCGGAACTCCCGGGCCTTGCCGGGCTGATCGGCAAGATCGCCTACGGCGCGTCGCCGCGCGCCTCCATCGCCCTGGCGCGCACGGCCCGGGCCATGGCGCTCATAGACGGCCGGGACTACGCCACGCCCGGAGACATCAAGGCGCTGGCCCCGGACGTCCTGCGCCACCGCATCCTGCTCACCTACGAGGCCCAGGCAGAAGGCCTCACCCCCGACGCCGTCGTCCAGACGCTTTTGGAACATGTCCCGGTGCCATAG
- a CDS encoding SEL1-like repeat protein: MPTHAPNIAKRRRIAGAIFCGLILLGAFGLIAVCCGTPERGARLYDQGKGKEALPLLEKAAARGSAPSSYRLGLLLESGRDAPRDLPRALALFTAAAKKNLVPGMVKAGDLSRAKGENAAAVGWYRRAADRGNPAGMARLGEMLLAGRGAPADTDKALTLLRQAAAKGDRQAAMDLGQALVALSEAGDARGDAAAAARYFQAAGEAGDAAAIGRLADLYAAGRGVPKDLGKAADLRRRAADAGDAPAAYALGLAYLSGQGVTAYPLEAARLFSKAADAGYVPAMLRLADMYYAGLGVFRDPDRALSLYDKAGEADDAAAGRLCRLFAAGDKERRDAGRAVKFCDKAAKSGDAGAATLLGLGMLRGRLPGDAATGTRLLSQAAWTGDPEAMYAMALLHLAQEGVAGNPAEAFRWCRLAAAAGLPEAKTLLAALSEEEFPSAANLAKAMDFYREAAGAGDAEAGFALGSLLSKGLAGPPDFSAARKWYAMAAKAGDSRAQFNLGLMYLTGKGGPADDAKALTLMREAADQGDPHARCNVATMELTGRGTTADPQEAFRWYRLAAGQGFPQAQAMLATFYYDGRVVPRDFESALFWLTLASRDPGGDALLIRAAKAKASLTRRLTPEQLERVRQRVADFSPAAYDPKAEKALLASIKFLPPSARGPGFASAPKSARNVASEPPQVDKSEDKALF, translated from the coding sequence ATGCCCACACACGCCCCAAACATCGCTAAACGCCGCCGCATTGCCGGCGCGATTTTTTGCGGCCTGATCCTTTTGGGCGCGTTCGGGCTTATCGCGGTGTGCTGCGGCACGCCCGAGCGCGGCGCGCGGCTGTACGACCAGGGCAAGGGCAAAGAGGCGCTGCCGCTGCTCGAAAAAGCGGCGGCGCGGGGCTCGGCCCCCTCTTCCTACCGGCTGGGGCTGTTGCTCGAATCCGGCCGGGACGCGCCCCGGGACCTGCCCCGGGCCTTGGCGCTTTTTACGGCGGCGGCGAAAAAGAACCTGGTGCCGGGCATGGTCAAGGCCGGCGACCTGTCGCGCGCAAAGGGCGAGAACGCGGCGGCGGTGGGCTGGTATCGCCGGGCAGCCGATCGTGGCAATCCGGCCGGCATGGCCAGACTCGGCGAGATGCTGCTTGCCGGCCGAGGCGCGCCCGCCGATACCGACAAGGCGCTTACGCTGCTGCGTCAGGCCGCGGCCAAGGGCGACCGGCAGGCGGCCATGGACCTGGGCCAGGCCCTTGTCGCGCTCTCCGAAGCCGGGGACGCGCGCGGCGACGCGGCGGCGGCGGCCCGGTATTTCCAGGCGGCCGGCGAAGCCGGGGACGCGGCGGCCATCGGCCGTCTGGCCGACCTGTACGCGGCCGGCCGGGGCGTGCCCAAGGACCTGGGCAAGGCGGCCGATCTGCGGCGGCGGGCGGCCGACGCCGGCGACGCTCCCGCGGCCTACGCCCTGGGGCTGGCCTATCTGTCCGGCCAGGGCGTGACCGCCTATCCCCTGGAAGCGGCACGACTTTTTTCCAAAGCGGCCGACGCGGGCTACGTGCCGGCCATGCTGCGTCTGGCCGACATGTATTATGCCGGGCTCGGCGTTTTCCGCGACCCGGACCGGGCGCTTTCCCTCTACGACAAGGCCGGGGAGGCGGACGACGCGGCGGCCGGCCGGCTCTGCCGGCTTTTCGCCGCCGGCGACAAGGAACGGCGCGACGCCGGGCGGGCCGTGAAATTTTGTGACAAGGCGGCCAAGTCCGGCGATGCCGGCGCGGCCACACTGCTCGGGCTCGGCATGCTGCGCGGCCGGCTGCCCGGGGACGCGGCCACGGGCACGCGGCTGCTGTCCCAGGCGGCCTGGACCGGCGATCCCGAGGCCATGTACGCCATGGCCCTGCTCCATCTGGCCCAGGAAGGCGTGGCCGGCAATCCGGCCGAGGCGTTTCGCTGGTGCCGGCTGGCGGCGGCGGCCGGTCTGCCCGAGGCCAAGACGCTGCTGGCCGCCCTGTCCGAAGAAGAATTCCCCAGCGCCGCCAATCTGGCCAAGGCCATGGATTTCTACCGCGAGGCGGCCGGAGCCGGCGATGCCGAGGCCGGATTCGCCCTGGGGTCGCTGCTCTCCAAAGGCCTGGCCGGGCCGCCGGATTTCAGCGCCGCCCGCAAATGGTACGCCATGGCGGCCAAGGCCGGCGATTCGCGGGCCCAGTTCAACCTGGGGCTCATGTACCTGACGGGCAAGGGCGGTCCGGCCGACGACGCCAAGGCGCTGACCCTCATGCGCGAGGCGGCGGACCAGGGCGATCCCCACGCGCGGTGCAACGTGGCCACCATGGAACTGACGGGCCGGGGCACGACAGCCGATCCCCAGGAGGCTTTTCGCTGGTATCGCCTGGCCGCCGGTCAGGGATTCCCCCAGGCCCAGGCCATGCTGGCGACGTTTTATTACGACGGGCGGGTGGTGCCGCGCGATTTCGAAAGCGCGCTCTTCTGGCTGACCCTGGCCAGTCGCGATCCGGGCGGCGACGCGCTGCTCATCCGGGCCGCCAAGGCCAAGGCGTCGCTGACAAGGCGGCTCACCCCGGAACAGCTCGAACGCGTGCGCCAGCGCGTGGCCGACTTTTCACCGGCCGCCTACGATCCCAAGGCCGAAAAGGCGCTGCTCGCATCCATCAAGTTCCTGCCGCCAAGCGCCCGGGGACCGGGATTCGCCTCCGCGCCGAAAAGCGCCCGAAACGTCGCCTCCGAACCGCCGCAAGTGGATAAAAGCGAGGACAAGGCATTATTTTAA
- a CDS encoding A24 family peptidase, producing MPPDTETLLAFALTAVACVACAVIDIRTKRIPNAITFPVMAALVVLHGVFSGTAGLGESALGLAGGFLVFLIPHLFGVLGAGDVKLMAMVGAGLGTQALLTAVLFTSLAGGAQFFVWLAWMHLAGTRKGRGYRLCYGPAIAAGALGTMALNLAGQPYLSLVLPHF from the coding sequence ATGCCGCCGGATACGGAAACCCTGCTCGCCTTCGCGCTTACGGCCGTGGCCTGTGTCGCCTGCGCCGTCATCGACATCCGCACCAAGCGCATCCCCAACGCCATCACCTTTCCGGTCATGGCCGCGCTCGTGGTCCTGCACGGCGTTTTTTCCGGCACGGCCGGACTTGGCGAATCGGCCCTCGGGCTCGCCGGGGGATTCCTCGTTTTCCTGATCCCCCACCTTTTCGGCGTGCTCGGGGCCGGCGACGTCAAGCTCATGGCCATGGTCGGCGCGGGGCTCGGCACCCAGGCGCTGCTGACGGCCGTCCTTTTCACGAGCCTCGCCGGGGGCGCGCAGTTCTTCGTCTGGCTCGCCTGGATGCACCTCGCCGGCACGCGCAAGGGTCGGGGCTACCGCCTGTGCTACGGACCGGCCATCGCCGCCGGGGCCCTGGGCACCATGGCCCTCAACCTGGCCGGTCAGCCCTACCTCAGCCTGGTCCTCCCCCACTTCTGA
- a CDS encoding response regulator has translation MASDAANDASLPDALGLVTAERDRLREALREAEAANERLRGEAQAGMQVKADFMARMTHELRTPLSAIIGLANLAVPLVTDPRVRDYLSQITASATGLLGVVDDITDFAQLEKGLAELVPVAFDLGQALGRVIGRFDAAARGRGLSLELDLDLRVPTRLVGDNARLEGVLGQLVGNAVKFTEHGSIRVAVELVERRDGRVGLAFAVTDTGIGMESDAIPAMLDSFTQADGSLSRPYGGTGLGLALVGRGVELLGGRLEVASRPGQGSRFFFTCPFEEDRTGRHPAPAVPPAQTAPQDPAAPEGPSRATGPLAGALILLVDDNSINQQVAREILERFGAVVDVAGGGREAVEMVGLALYDAVLMDVQMPVMDGLAATRAIRLLPGGGDLPIVALTAHALSGDRLRCLEAGMNDYLTKPIDPARLLASLGQWIAPAVEAGRDMAALADAAASGSPAPRGDAPEVCGLDAAKALERLGGNGALLASIAAEFVRDYATSGRTLARRLTAGDLDGARRLAHTVKGVAGNIAAEALADAARELEVTLGRGGLPPDAALEAYAAALADTVEAAARLTPPPDSPPECAMTGCWKVLLVDDAKLNRAIFSQILRSAGHEVVTAVNGKDACRALFGQKASGRPFDCILMDIEMPELDGPAATRIIRKLLADGVSPPCPPDIPIMALTAHDTAPELARCLEAGMDGCLHKVFEREELLAALGRVMEGRTPVPAAMPSEAQGDAAAKPAAKPADYAPLLRRLAAHLAEGSIEADEDVAALGRAVSGHVGAKGLAELRRAVTRYDFAEALEVLRRLSREAGLDEDVFASPAEPVCLR, from the coding sequence ATGGCAAGCGATGCCGCCAACGACGCTTCTTTGCCCGACGCCCTTGGGCTTGTCACCGCCGAGCGCGACCGATTACGAGAAGCGTTGCGGGAGGCCGAGGCTGCCAATGAGCGGCTGCGCGGCGAAGCCCAGGCGGGCATGCAGGTCAAGGCCGATTTCATGGCCCGCATGACCCACGAGCTGCGCACGCCCCTTTCGGCCATCATCGGCCTGGCCAATCTGGCCGTCCCCCTGGTGACCGATCCGCGCGTCCGCGACTATCTGTCCCAGATCACCGCTTCGGCCACCGGCCTGCTCGGCGTGGTGGACGATATCACGGATTTCGCCCAGCTGGAAAAAGGGCTGGCCGAGCTGGTCCCGGTCGCCTTCGATCTGGGGCAGGCGCTTGGCAGGGTGATCGGGCGCTTCGACGCGGCGGCGCGGGGGAGGGGACTGTCCCTGGAGCTGGACCTGGATCTGCGCGTCCCCACGCGGCTTGTCGGCGACAATGCCCGTCTGGAGGGCGTGCTGGGCCAGCTGGTCGGCAACGCCGTCAAATTTACCGAGCACGGTTCGATCCGCGTGGCCGTGGAGCTGGTGGAGCGCCGGGACGGCCGGGTCGGGCTGGCCTTTGCCGTCACCGATACGGGCATCGGCATGGAAAGCGACGCCATCCCGGCCATGCTCGACTCCTTCACCCAGGCCGACGGCTCCCTGTCGCGGCCCTACGGCGGCACGGGCCTGGGGCTGGCCCTGGTAGGGCGCGGCGTGGAACTGCTCGGCGGCCGGCTGGAAGTCGCCAGCCGACCGGGGCAGGGTTCCCGCTTTTTTTTCACCTGTCCCTTCGAGGAGGATAGGACCGGGCGGCACCCCGCCCCGGCCGTCCCCCCGGCCCAGACCGCGCCGCAAGACCCCGCCGCGCCCGAAGGTCCCTCCCGCGCGACCGGTCCCCTGGCCGGCGCCTTGATCCTGCTTGTGGATGACAATTCCATCAACCAGCAGGTGGCCCGGGAGATCCTCGAACGTTTCGGCGCGGTGGTGGATGTGGCCGGCGGCGGCCGCGAGGCCGTGGAGATGGTCGGGCTGGCCCTCTATGATGCCGTGCTCATGGATGTGCAGATGCCGGTCATGGACGGTCTGGCCGCGACGCGGGCCATACGGCTTTTGCCCGGCGGCGGCGATCTGCCCATCGTGGCCCTGACCGCCCATGCGCTTTCCGGCGACCGGCTGCGCTGCCTGGAAGCCGGTATGAACGACTATCTGACCAAGCCCATCGATCCGGCGCGGCTGCTTGCTTCCCTGGGCCAGTGGATCGCGCCGGCGGTCGAGGCGGGCCGGGACATGGCGGCTCTTGCGGACGCGGCCGCGTCTGGCTCCCCAGCGCCCCGGGGCGATGCGCCGGAGGTCTGCGGCCTGGACGCGGCCAAGGCCCTGGAGCGGCTCGGCGGCAACGGGGCGCTCCTTGCGAGCATTGCGGCGGAGTTCGTGCGCGATTACGCCACCAGCGGCCGGACCCTGGCCCGGCGGCTGACGGCGGGGGACCTGGACGGCGCGCGGCGGCTGGCCCACACGGTCAAGGGCGTGGCCGGCAATATCGCGGCCGAGGCGTTGGCCGATGCCGCGCGGGAACTGGAGGTCACCCTGGGCAGGGGGGGACTGCCGCCCGACGCAGCGCTCGAGGCCTATGCCGCCGCCCTGGCCGACACCGTCGAGGCTGCGGCCCGGCTGACGCCGCCGCCCGATTCCCCGCCCGAGTGCGCCATGACCGGCTGCTGGAAAGTGCTGCTCGTGGACGACGCCAAGCTCAACCGGGCCATCTTTTCCCAGATTTTGCGCAGCGCCGGCCATGAGGTCGTAACGGCCGTCAACGGCAAGGACGCCTGTCGGGCGCTTTTCGGGCAAAAGGCTTCCGGCCGCCCCTTCGACTGCATCCTCATGGACATCGAGATGCCGGAATTGGACGGCCCGGCGGCCACGCGCATCATCCGCAAGCTGCTGGCCGACGGGGTGAGCCCGCCATGTCCGCCGGATATCCCCATCATGGCGCTGACCGCCCACGACACGGCCCCGGAACTGGCGCGCTGCCTGGAGGCCGGCATGGATGGCTGCCTGCACAAGGTGTTCGAGCGGGAGGAACTGCTGGCGGCGCTCGGCCGCGTCATGGAAGGCCGCACGCCTGTGCCGGCGGCGATGCCGTCCGAGGCGCAAGGGGACGCCGCGGCAAAGCCGGCGGCAAAACCGGCGGACTACGCGCCGCTGCTGCGCCGTCTGGCCGCGCATCTGGCCGAAGGCAGCATTGAGGCCGACGAGGACGTGGCGGCCCTTGGCCGGGCCGTTTCCGGACACGTCGGCGCGAAGGGCCTGGCGGAATTGCGCCGGGCCGTTACGCGCTACGATTTCGCCGAGGCCCTGGAGGTCCTGCGGCGTCTGTCCCGGGAAGCCGGGCTTGACGAAGACGTCTTCGCCTCGCCGGCCGAGCCGGTTTGTCTCCGGTAA
- a CDS encoding BatD family protein, which produces MRLFALFLTILLWAGSLALAGPPGPAAMPVSEPVAELEPRDIYLGQSLMLRVYIPGEATAVITVPRLADWTVVPRGRVHGLRGPGTGDPVTAYRFELIPVRAGRLAIPALTVESGGRISRTAPLEALVRPRPTPPKALAGQDIFLDATLSKPDPYAGEFFVYTLRLYRAVTASGISLAAPRFPDMDVTPLPGQRDGEIEFAGRRYAVTEAEYLLLAASPGQATIPPATVVCRGVPGKGGAARDVTVKGPAVPVTVRPLPDYAGDAPFTGLVGRMTLASRLDAGAPGREAVYTLTLAGRGNLADAPPPPVVPPPGATARFLEAAGGGDAGRSGYVGQRTFRYAVSAAKPGDYVFGPARLAVFDPASGRYTEIEAPVRTYRVPAAASVPADPSLAPPLRHVSGDKGRQAAPSWLWRLVLALLPPLAYALTFLPRRPRRARATFFGSPFALAEALRDRLAREAGKGGECPPAAVIALRRLDAVLYDGRPVSDRELGQAVDAAAKALAELEA; this is translated from the coding sequence ATGCGTCTTTTCGCGCTTTTCCTCACCATACTGCTTTGGGCCGGGAGCCTGGCCCTTGCCGGGCCGCCCGGTCCGGCGGCCATGCCTGTAAGCGAGCCCGTGGCCGAACTCGAGCCCCGGGACATCTATCTGGGCCAGAGCCTGATGCTGCGCGTGTACATCCCGGGCGAGGCCACGGCGGTCATCACCGTGCCCCGGCTGGCCGACTGGACGGTGGTGCCGCGCGGCCGGGTGCATGGCTTGCGCGGACCGGGAACCGGCGATCCGGTCACGGCCTACCGGTTCGAGCTGATCCCGGTGCGGGCCGGCCGGCTGGCCATACCGGCGCTTACCGTGGAATCCGGCGGCCGGATCTCTCGCACCGCGCCCCTGGAGGCCCTCGTGCGCCCGCGCCCCACCCCGCCCAAGGCGCTGGCCGGTCAGGACATCTTTCTCGACGCCACGCTTTCCAAGCCCGATCCCTACGCCGGAGAATTTTTCGTCTACACCCTGCGCCTCTACCGGGCCGTGACGGCCTCGGGCATAAGCCTTGCCGCGCCGCGTTTCCCGGATATGGACGTCACGCCTCTGCCTGGGCAGCGCGACGGCGAGATCGAATTCGCCGGCCGGCGTTATGCCGTGACCGAGGCGGAGTATCTGCTTCTGGCCGCAAGTCCCGGACAGGCGACCATCCCGCCGGCCACGGTCGTCTGCCGGGGCGTGCCGGGCAAGGGCGGGGCGGCCCGCGACGTGACCGTCAAGGGACCGGCCGTCCCCGTGACCGTGCGGCCTCTGCCGGACTATGCCGGCGACGCGCCCTTTACCGGCCTTGTCGGGCGCATGACGCTCGCTTCCCGGCTCGATGCCGGCGCGCCCGGCCGTGAGGCGGTCTATACGCTCACGCTTGCGGGCCGGGGCAATCTGGCCGATGCCCCGCCGCCGCCGGTCGTTCCCCCGCCCGGGGCCACGGCGCGGTTTCTGGAGGCGGCAGGCGGTGGCGATGCCGGCCGGTCGGGCTACGTCGGCCAGCGGACCTTTCGCTACGCCGTCAGCGCCGCGAAACCGGGGGACTACGTCTTCGGTCCGGCCCGGCTGGCCGTGTTCGACCCGGCGAGCGGGCGATACACGGAAATCGAGGCCCCGGTCCGGACCTACCGCGTCCCGGCCGCCGCGTCGGTCCCGGCCGATCCCTCCCTGGCCCCGCCGTTGCGCCATGTGTCTGGAGACAAAGGGAGGCAGGCCGCGCCGTCCTGGCTCTGGCGGCTGGTGTTGGCCCTGCTGCCGCCCCTGGCCTATGCGTTGACGTTTTTGCCGCGCCGGCCGCGTCGGGCCCGGGCGACCTTTTTCGGTTCGCCGTTCGCCCTGGCCGAGGCCTTGCGGGACCGGCTGGCCCGGGAGGCGGGGAAGGGCGGGGAATGCCCGCCGGCGGCCGTGATAGCCCTGCGCCGGCTGGACGCGGTGCTCTACGACGGCCGGCCCGTCTCGGACCGGGAACTCGGGCAGGCCGTGGACGCGGCGGCCAAGGCCCTGGCGGAGCTTGAAGCATGA